A window of the Hordeum vulgare subsp. vulgare chromosome 5H, MorexV3_pseudomolecules_assembly, whole genome shotgun sequence genome harbors these coding sequences:
- the LOC123398537 gene encoding glucan endo-1,3-beta-glucosidase-like, translating into MASPSPRHGCMLRAEVFICIFLAVAPFSTPIGVNYGTKGDNLPSPAKVAAFLVTRTNIDRVKLFDTNPDVVRAFAGTGISVMVTAGNGDIPGLATQNGADAWVATNIAPYYPATDISLVAVGNEIMDTADKNLISNLVSAMQTLKAALVTAGYGKIRVSTPSSLGILVDSQPPSAARFRDVWDVAIFTPMLQFLQKTKSPLIVNTYPYFGYNGDTLPYALARPNPGVLDAGTGITYTSMLEAQLDSVYSAMKKLGFEDVEILVGETGWPTKAMDGQIGVSPADAAEYNRYLIRAVSSGSGTPLMPKRRFETYIFALFNEDLKPGPVAERNFGMFQPDFTPMYDIGIMKDPVKTAPAPASVVPAAQPKMAATPMAATAHALEASAPTEANGSNSAKGSAPASPASSKESTNGRTPEEAEGGDAQPSAKSEPSEAAAKGGDGEEENSGKTKPKEESATPPAAEAASKATNFLSPILCMLAVALCLTFHV; encoded by the exons ATGGCGTCGCCGTCGCCAAGGCATGGGTGCATGCTCCGCGCGGAGGTGTTCATATGTATATTCCTCGCCGTAGCACCGTTCAGCACGCCGATCGGTGTCAACTACGGCACCAAGGGTGACAACCTTCCATCGCCGGCCAAGGTTGCTGCATTCCTCGTGACCCGCACAAACATTGACCGTGTAAAGCTGTTCGACACCAATCCGGACGTTGTTCGGGCCTTCGCCGGCACGGGCATCTCGGTAATGGTCACCGCAGGCAATGGCGACATCCCTGGCCTCGCCACCCAGAACGGCGCCGATGCATGGGTCGCTACCAACATCGCGCCATACTACCCCGCCACAGATATATCCCTCGTCGCCGTGGGCAACGAGATCATGGACACGGCCGACAAGAATCTCATCAGCAACCTCGTCTCCGCCATGCAGACGCTCAAGGCCGCGCTCGTCACGGCTGGCTACGGCAAAATCCGTGTTTCCACGCCAAGCTCACTCGGCATCCTGGTTGACTCCcagccgccgtccgcggctcggtTTCGCGACGTCTGGGACGTTGCCATCTTCACGCCGATGCTCCAGTTCCTCCAGAAGACCAAGTCCCCGCTCATCGTGAACACGTACCCGTACTTTGGGTACAACGGTGACACGCTGCCGTACGCACTGGCGCGGCCGAACCCTGGCGTGCTAGACGCGGGTACGGGCATCACGTACACGAGCATGCTCGAGGCACAACTTGACTCGGTGTACTCGGCGATGAAGAAACTTGGGTTTGAGGACGTGGAGATCCTCGTGGGGGAGACCGGGTGGCCGACTAAGGCCATGGACGGGCAGATCGGCGTGAGCCCGGCTGACGCGGCGGAGTACAACAGATATCTCATCCGCGCGGTTAGCTCCGGGTCAGGCACACCGCTCATGCCAAAGCGGAGGTTTGAGACGTACATATTCGCGCTCTTCAACGAGGACCTCAAGCCCGGGCCCGTCGCCGAGCGCAATTTCGGGATGTTCCAGCCGGACTTCACGCCGATGTATGACATTGGCATCATGAAAGATCCG GTCAAAACAGCACCGGCGCCAGCGTCGGTCGTCCCAGCGGCGCAGCCGAAAATGGCAGCAACGCCTATGGCCGCCACAGCTCATGCCTTGGAGGCCTCGGCGCCTACGGAGGCCAACGGCTCGAACAGCGCCAAGGGTTCCGCGCCTGCATCTCCAGCTTCGTCCAAGGAATCGACCAATGGCAGGACGCCG GAGGAAGCGGAAGGAGGCGATGCTCAGCCATCGGCGAAGAGCGAGCCGTCGGAGGCAGCAGCCAAG GGTGGTGACGGCGAGGAAGAAAACAGTGGGAAAACCAAACCCAAAGAAGAAAGTGCAACGCCGCCGGCGGCCGAGGCTGCTTCGAAAGCCACAAACTTTCTTTCTCCTATCCTCTGCATGCTTGCAGTTGCGCTGTGTCTAACTTTCCATGTCTAA